A section of the Candidatus Delongbacteria bacterium genome encodes:
- a CDS encoding M3 family oligoendopeptidase → MEHRWNLDVLYKSFQDENLVSDLEKLDTQITSFSNWVKNHINEGRFIDSLKTYIKFKTEINNTGIKLYAFGGLASSTNTKDTNAENLLEKLDLMFVKETEPNVLFTKWLHENKSQMENLDRELDDFRFYFEEIIRSAEHMLSEKEEIVLATMKGTGSNAWTKLQGLLTSTLLVDIEDDGEMKKLPLAVVRNMAYDDKKEIREKAYKAELESYKKIEDSVASALNAIKGEVIEEVKLRGYVSALDKTLESSRMDKETLDAMISAMQDSLPMFVKYFRKKATILGYENGLPFFELFAPLGEATGTYTYEEASSFVVDKFSSFSKELADYAKNAFENSWIDVEPKEGKVGGAFCYNIRPVKESRILTNFTGSLSDIFTLAHELGHGYHGYCLDNSHILNTNYPMPLAETASIFCETIVNNAILENADDDMKLKVLESSISDAAQVVVDIYSRYLFETSVFENRVNGSISVEKLKSLMIEAQKNSYGEGLDPNFMHPYMWLCKGHYYSAGNNFYNFPYAFGLLFAKGLYAKYLENKDVFVGKYNELLKATGCNNIVDTAKTMGIDVRSKDFWKASLDLIGKDIEKFLQL, encoded by the coding sequence ATGGAACACAGATGGAACCTAGACGTGCTTTACAAATCTTTTCAGGATGAAAACCTTGTAAGCGATTTGGAAAAACTGGATACTCAAATTACAAGCTTTTCTAATTGGGTGAAAAACCATATCAATGAAGGGCGTTTTATTGATTCACTTAAAACCTATATCAAGTTTAAAACAGAAATTAACAATACTGGAATTAAACTTTATGCTTTCGGAGGCTTGGCTTCCAGTACAAATACCAAAGATACTAACGCTGAAAATCTTTTAGAGAAATTAGATCTGATGTTTGTTAAAGAAACTGAGCCAAATGTACTTTTTACTAAATGGTTACACGAAAATAAAAGCCAAATGGAAAATCTGGATAGAGAGTTAGATGATTTCAGATTCTATTTTGAAGAGATAATCAGAAGTGCAGAACATATGTTAAGCGAGAAAGAGGAAATCGTTCTGGCAACTATGAAAGGTACAGGGTCAAACGCCTGGACAAAGCTACAGGGATTGCTAACATCAACTCTTCTTGTTGATATTGAGGATGACGGAGAAATGAAAAAGCTTCCTTTGGCTGTTGTAAGAAATATGGCTTACGATGATAAAAAAGAGATTCGTGAAAAAGCGTATAAAGCAGAATTGGAATCATACAAAAAAATCGAAGACAGCGTTGCTTCTGCCTTAAATGCAATAAAGGGTGAAGTGATTGAAGAAGTTAAATTAAGAGGATATGTATCCGCTCTCGATAAGACTTTAGAGTCTTCAAGAATGGATAAGGAAACTCTTGATGCAATGATTTCAGCTATGCAGGATTCATTACCTATGTTTGTGAAGTATTTCAGAAAAAAAGCAACTATTCTTGGTTATGAAAATGGTCTTCCATTTTTTGAGTTATTTGCACCTCTAGGTGAAGCTACCGGAACATATACTTATGAAGAAGCATCATCTTTTGTAGTAGATAAATTTTCATCTTTCAGTAAAGAGCTTGCTGATTATGCTAAAAATGCTTTTGAAAATTCTTGGATTGATGTAGAGCCAAAAGAGGGTAAAGTTGGCGGGGCTTTCTGTTACAATATCAGACCTGTTAAAGAGAGTAGAATTCTGACTAATTTTACTGGATCGTTATCAGATATCTTTACATTAGCTCATGAATTAGGACATGGATATCATGGATACTGTCTGGATAACTCTCATATATTAAACACAAATTATCCTATGCCACTTGCAGAAACAGCGTCTATATTCTGTGAAACTATTGTTAATAATGCAATTCTTGAAAATGCTGATGATGATATGAAATTGAAAGTTTTAGAAAGTAGTATTTCTGATGCAGCACAGGTAGTAGTCGATATTTACAGTAGATATCTTTTCGAAACTTCAGTTTTTGAAAATAGAGTAAATGGTTCAATCTCTGTTGAAAAATTGAAAAGCTTAATGATTGAAGCTCAAAAGAACTCCTACGGAGAAGGACTTGATCCAAATTTCATGCATCCTTATATGTGGCTGTGTAAAGGTCATTACTACAGTGCTGGTAATAATTTCTATAATTTTCCATACGCTTTTGGACTTTTATTTGCTAAAGGATTATATGCTAAATATTTAGAAAATAAAGATGTGTTTGTTGGAAAATACAATGAGCTTTTAAAAGCTACAGGTTGTAATAATATTGTAGATACTGCTAAAACTATGGGTATTGATGTTAGATCAAAAGATTTCTGGAAAGCTTCCCTTGATCTGATAGGAAAAGATATTGAGAAATTTTTACAATTGTAG
- a CDS encoding DUF4080 domain-containing protein — protein sequence MNDIVKIVLLGLNARYSHSMPALYYLSSVLNENNISNIVLEFSINKEVSSIIQEIKKIKTNILGISVYIWNKTIVSELLTQLSKYNFKIILGGPEVSYNQMYWKIRFPNITIISGYGEYNLLELFGVSNKKYNDFAKLPYIYKYVNLPYTFKDRMIYYESSRGCKFRCSYCLSSRSEDKLQEKDIKEVLHDLESILESGWKGTIKFVDRTFNLRKGRAREIWKFLIEKYNGDFQFHFEIHPSLLDDEDIEFLKNVPFGYFRFEIGIQSIHEIVLKEINRSSYNLDIYTKILNLIKHNNIHIHLDMIVGLPFENMLMLKETFNRIISLKPNNFQVGFLKLLSGTVLYENIEKYNYVIDEKPPYEIISNRWLNNNEINTVKKVEDCVETVYNSGKFRLTIDKIIDWSSDIFTQFLNIHNFYKSGEWQDLARMLIDFNSNFMILKEEVLDYFLTLDWYSLGVFRYKPNFLKTKSVKFSDDEKKRFGVNEGVVVYKCFDIKEELIFLTKNDYLKDLKKIKI from the coding sequence ATGAATGATATTGTAAAGATAGTACTTCTTGGGTTGAATGCCCGATACTCCCACTCCATGCCGGCACTTTATTATCTTTCTTCAGTATTAAATGAAAATAATATTTCGAATATCGTTCTTGAGTTTTCTATCAATAAAGAAGTATCATCAATAATACAAGAAATAAAGAAAATCAAAACTAATATTCTGGGTATATCTGTTTATATATGGAATAAAACAATAGTTTCAGAACTCCTCACGCAACTGTCAAAATATAATTTTAAAATAATATTGGGAGGTCCTGAAGTAAGTTACAATCAAATGTACTGGAAAATTAGATTTCCGAATATTACTATTATTTCTGGTTATGGAGAGTATAATCTCTTAGAGCTTTTTGGTGTTTCCAATAAAAAATATAATGATTTTGCAAAATTACCATATATATACAAATATGTTAATCTACCATATACTTTTAAAGATAGAATGATCTATTATGAAAGTTCAAGAGGGTGTAAATTTCGCTGTAGTTACTGTTTATCATCTAGAAGTGAGGATAAACTTCAAGAAAAAGATATTAAAGAAGTCTTGCATGATCTTGAAAGTATATTAGAGTCAGGATGGAAAGGAACTATAAAATTTGTCGATAGAACTTTCAATTTAAGAAAGGGTAGAGCCAGAGAAATTTGGAAATTTCTGATTGAAAAGTATAATGGTGATTTCCAGTTTCATTTTGAAATTCATCCTTCTCTATTAGACGATGAGGATATTGAATTTTTAAAAAATGTGCCTTTCGGGTATTTCCGTTTTGAGATTGGAATTCAATCTATTCATGAGATTGTTTTAAAAGAGATAAACAGAAGTTCATATAATTTAGATATCTACACTAAAATATTGAACCTTATTAAGCATAATAATATTCATATTCATCTTGATATGATTGTTGGTTTACCATTTGAAAATATGTTAATGTTAAAAGAAACCTTTAATAGGATAATTTCCTTAAAACCAAACAATTTTCAGGTTGGTTTTTTAAAGTTATTGTCTGGAACAGTTCTTTATGAAAATATTGAGAAGTATAATTATGTAATAGATGAGAAACCTCCCTATGAGATTATTAGTAATCGTTGGTTAAACAATAATGAGATAAATACAGTTAAAAAGGTTGAAGATTGTGTAGAAACAGTTTACAATTCAGGAAAATTTAGATTAACCATAGATAAAATTATTGATTGGAGTAGTGATATTTTTACTCAATTTCTTAATATTCACAATTTTTACAAATCCGGAGAATGGCAAGACTTAGCAAGAATGCTAATTGATTTTAATTCTAATTTTATGATTTTGAAAGAAGAAGTGTTGGATTATTTTTTAACATTAGATTGGTATAGTTTAGGTGTATTTCGATATAAACCTAATTTTCTAAAAACAAAATCTGTAAAATTTAGTGATGATGAAAAGAAGAGGTTTGGTGTTAATGAGGGAGTTGTTGTTTACAAATGCTTTGATATTAAGGAAGAGCTTATCTTTTTGACAAAAAATGATTATTTGAAGGATTTAAAAAAAATCAAAATATAA